A window from Thermosinus carboxydivorans Nor1 encodes these proteins:
- a CDS encoding (2Fe-2S) ferredoxin domain-containing protein yields the protein MVKLSICIGSACHLRGAHGVLSAFNALIDKYQVQSNVDLEGSFCQGKCTEGVVIKIDDEVITNVTKDKVYDIFMEKILGR from the coding sequence GTGGTCAAATTATCAATTTGTATTGGGAGTGCCTGCCATCTTCGCGGTGCCCACGGAGTGCTAAGCGCTTTTAACGCCCTAATTGATAAGTACCAAGTACAAAGCAATGTCGACCTGGAAGGTAGCTTTTGTCAGGGAAAGTGCACCGAAGGAGTAGTCATCAAGATTGATGACGAGGTTATTACTAATGTTACTAAGGATAAGGTGTACGATATTTTTATGGAAAAAATATTGGGGCGGTGA